The following coding sequences are from one Shewanella violacea DSS12 window:
- the dapF gene encoding diaminopimelate epimerase, which yields MIHFTKMHGLGNDFMVVDGVTQNVFFSPEQIKRLANRHFGIGFDQLLLVEPPYDPDLDFHYRIFNADGGEVEQCGNGARCFARFVRNKGLTNKQKIKVSTSNGKLTLRLERDGNVTVNMGIPILEPSKIPFNAKRAEKTYLLQTDTAESKMQTFLCGAVSLGNPHCVLDVEDVQATDVEGIGALLTQHERFPKGVNVGFMQVINSGHIKLRVYERGAAETLACGTGACAAAVVGQLQGKLDNRVRVDLPGGTLTINWEGEGKPLWMTGPAEHVYDGQIQT from the coding sequence TTGATCCATTTCACTAAGATGCATGGTTTAGGCAATGATTTTATGGTGGTCGACGGTGTAACACAGAATGTGTTTTTTTCGCCGGAGCAGATCAAGCGCCTTGCCAATCGACATTTTGGTATAGGTTTCGATCAGTTGCTTCTGGTGGAGCCTCCTTACGATCCCGATCTTGATTTTCACTATCGTATTTTCAATGCCGATGGGGGGGAGGTTGAGCAGTGTGGTAATGGTGCACGTTGTTTCGCTCGTTTTGTGCGTAATAAGGGCTTGACCAATAAACAGAAAATTAAAGTCAGCACCTCTAATGGCAAGCTCACTCTACGTTTGGAGCGAGACGGTAATGTGACCGTGAATATGGGCATTCCGATACTCGAACCAAGCAAGATCCCCTTTAATGCTAAGCGGGCTGAAAAAACCTATTTGTTACAGACTGATACTGCTGAATCTAAGATGCAGACCTTTCTTTGTGGTGCTGTTTCCTTGGGCAATCCTCATTGTGTTTTGGATGTCGAAGATGTTCAGGCCACAGATGTCGAGGGGATTGGCGCCTTATTGACTCAGCATGAGCGCTTCCCAAAGGGAGTGAATGTTGGTTTTATGCAGGTGATTAACTCCGGACATATTAAACTTAGAGTATATGAACGAGGCGCGGCAGAGACGCTTGCTTGTGGTACTGGGGCATGCGCTGCGGCGGTAGTGGGTCAGTTACAAGGTAAACTCGATAATCGAGTCCGTGTGGATCTACCCGGCGGAACCCTGACCATTAATTGGGAGGGAGAGGGTAAGCCCTTATGGATGACGGGACCTGCAGAGCACGTATATGACGGACAGATACAAACATGA
- the lysA gene encoding diaminopimelate decarboxylase, protein MDHFLYKNNELLAEDCSVADLARTHGTPLYIYSRATLERHWHAFDRAVADHPHLICYAVKANSNIAVLNVLARLGSGFDIVSGGELQRVIQAGGDPAKVVFSGVGKTAAEMEMALNLGIHCFNVESAAELEQLNIVAGRIGKLAPVSLRINPDVDAGTHPYISTGLKDNKFGIAMEQAEAIFARAAALPNLKVKGVDCHIGSQLTEIQPFLDAMDRMLALIDRLAEQGIHIEHFDVGGGLGVPYDDETPPQPAVYAAALIERLGDRKLKLIFEPGRAIAANAGIFVTQVLYLKGNGDKHFALVDGAMNDLIRPALYSAWQNIIPVNPRDGETLNYDIVGPVCETGDFLGKDRELNLAAGDFLAVRSSGAYGFTMSSNYNSRPRAAELMVDGEQAYVIREREKVTQLWQGEQLLP, encoded by the coding sequence TTGGATCATTTTCTCTATAAAAATAATGAATTATTAGCTGAAGATTGCTCAGTGGCAGACTTGGCTCGTACCCATGGCACTCCCTTGTATATCTATTCTCGTGCCACGTTAGAGCGTCATTGGCACGCATTTGACCGTGCGGTAGCCGATCATCCTCATCTTATTTGTTACGCCGTAAAAGCTAACTCTAATATTGCCGTCCTGAACGTGCTAGCGCGATTGGGTAGTGGTTTCGACATTGTTTCCGGTGGTGAGTTACAGCGAGTGATCCAAGCTGGAGGCGATCCTGCTAAAGTGGTATTTTCTGGTGTGGGCAAGACCGCAGCCGAAATGGAGATGGCACTCAATCTGGGTATTCATTGTTTTAACGTCGAATCGGCTGCCGAGCTTGAGCAGTTAAATATAGTTGCTGGCCGTATAGGCAAACTTGCACCGGTTTCCCTGCGTATTAATCCCGATGTCGATGCCGGCACACACCCATACATATCAACGGGCCTTAAAGATAACAAATTCGGTATTGCTATGGAGCAAGCCGAGGCTATTTTTGCTCGTGCCGCCGCGTTACCCAATTTAAAAGTTAAAGGTGTCGATTGTCATATTGGCTCCCAGCTGACCGAGATCCAACCTTTCCTCGATGCCATGGACCGTATGCTAGCGCTAATCGACAGGCTCGCCGAGCAGGGCATTCATATTGAACATTTCGATGTGGGTGGTGGCTTAGGTGTGCCTTATGATGATGAGACTCCGCCACAGCCTGCTGTATATGCAGCAGCCTTGATCGAACGTTTAGGTGATCGAAAGCTTAAGCTTATCTTCGAACCTGGTCGCGCCATTGCCGCGAATGCGGGTATCTTTGTGACTCAAGTACTTTATCTTAAAGGTAACGGTGATAAACACTTTGCCTTGGTTGATGGTGCTATGAATGATCTTATTCGTCCTGCGCTTTACAGTGCTTGGCAAAATATTATCCCCGTTAATCCTCGTGATGGTGAAACCTTAAATTACGATATTGTGGGTCCAGTGTGCGAGACCGGTGATTTTTTAGGAAAAGACAGAGAATTAAATTTAGCTGCAGGTGATTTTTTGGCTGTTCGCTCATCGGGTGCCTATGGTTTTACCATGTCATCTAACTACAACTCACGCCCTCGAGCCGCCGAGTTGATGGTCGATGGAGAGCAGGCTTATGTTATTCGCGAGAGAGAAAAAGTAACTCAGCTATGGCAAGGTGAACAGCTCCTGCCGTAA
- the cyaY gene encoding iron donor protein CyaY, translating into MAMTDSQFHQLADEMFQSIDNAIELAIDEQDADIDIDASGNVLQLEFDDGSKIVINKQEPLHQIWLATKFGGYHFSYIEGKWLDERNGNEFMPFVIDSILKQGGISLSL; encoded by the coding sequence ATGGCAATGACAGACTCACAATTTCATCAACTTGCCGATGAGATGTTTCAATCGATAGATAACGCTATCGAGCTTGCTATCGATGAACAGGATGCCGACATAGATATCGATGCATCAGGGAATGTATTGCAGCTTGAGTTTGACGATGGCTCTAAGATCGTAATTAACAAGCAAGAACCTTTGCATCAAATCTGGTTGGCGACAAAATTTGGTGGTTATCATTTTTCCTACATTGAAGGCAAATGGCTTGATGAGCGCAATGGTAATGAATTTATGCCCTTCGTTATAGACTCTATTCTCAAGCAAGGCGGCATCAGCCTATCTCTATAA